The following are encoded together in the Raineyella sp. LH-20 genome:
- a CDS encoding transglycosylase domain-containing protein gives MTDVRHPSHGIPQPAPFGDGRSGSGAAGTYRARLHAHRVAAAGGAPTGPGHRPGRHTTDGWRPIPTPPPDRIPSALETGHSALPAELLPPSAPARTTTPDAYAPQAAALPAGTALAGGATLSVGTALAGGAALSAGTATVLADRPALFPEPVGAGVTGGLAERGPLGRILSPGFDHPGAAAARHAYGPDGPADPPSYERVGEDPESFGDAVSLRSHWSHLDPETTHPPLRLRDRLPRGRRLVQLAVAVVALVVLGSGAGAGLLYARTDLDHTNADFTSNTTAIYFGDGKTALSTLAVQNRTTLPYGDIPTSMKNAAIAAENRSFWTDPGISVPGMARAAVATISGKQVQGGSTITQQYVKLVYLSQDRTLSRKIKEIAYALKLDHDRSKDRILGDYLNTVFFGRDAYGVQAAAQAWFGTDAKHLTVGQSAVLAAVIQNSSILDPSVDQDNLPRLQARYEYVLSGMREMGTITPAQYDEFHGHMPATPVQAAGERYTGPQGFLVNMVEQELTKVGFSEAQINGGGLRVTTTFDPKAQQAAEDAAQRYEQKAVADASGSPSPDLHAAIASVDSRTGEVLALYGGDDFVKNSRNWATTPRMTGSTFKAFGVVAGLRDGFTLQSTFKGNTFQLDRQPMPVRNEFNTNYGPAVSLQYATQESINTAFVDMVHQMQDGPKKVMKAANDAGAPSGTGWGNYDRMVLGEPEVSPLNMATAYATITNGGTRYAPHVVREVRDMNGTVLYSAETKGEQAIESDIANNATYALQQVTRAGTGTTAAALGLPVAGKTGTAGAEDKIYAAWFIGATTRVSTAVMYVAGADGQSDLDPYSAPGDQTFFGSGYPAKTWLSYMAVATRGDPAERFASPSYATRPRLRG, from the coding sequence ATGACCGACGTACGTCACCCGTCGCACGGAATCCCGCAACCGGCGCCCTTCGGCGACGGCCGGTCGGGCTCCGGCGCGGCAGGGACCTATCGTGCTCGGCTCCACGCTCACCGGGTCGCGGCGGCGGGCGGCGCTCCGACCGGCCCCGGCCACCGGCCCGGGCGGCACACGACGGACGGCTGGCGCCCGATCCCCACCCCACCACCGGATCGGATCCCGTCGGCCCTGGAGACCGGGCACTCCGCTCTGCCGGCGGAGCTCCTGCCGCCATCCGCGCCGGCCCGGACGACCACCCCCGACGCGTACGCCCCGCAGGCCGCAGCACTCCCCGCGGGAACAGCCCTCGCCGGCGGGGCGACACTCAGCGTGGGAACAGCCCTCGCCGGCGGGGCGGCACTCAGCGCGGGAACAGCCACCGTGCTCGCCGACCGCCCGGCCCTGTTCCCGGAACCGGTCGGGGCGGGCGTGACCGGCGGCCTCGCCGAGCGGGGCCCGCTCGGCAGGATCCTCTCCCCCGGCTTCGACCACCCCGGTGCCGCAGCCGCCCGCCACGCGTACGGTCCGGACGGGCCGGCGGACCCGCCGTCGTACGAACGGGTCGGTGAGGACCCGGAGAGCTTCGGCGACGCGGTGTCGCTGCGGTCGCACTGGTCCCACCTCGACCCGGAGACGACGCACCCCCCGCTGCGGCTGCGCGACCGCCTGCCGCGAGGCCGTCGGCTGGTCCAGCTCGCCGTCGCCGTCGTCGCCCTGGTGGTGCTGGGCTCCGGGGCCGGCGCCGGCCTGCTCTACGCCCGCACCGATCTCGACCACACCAATGCGGACTTCACCAGCAACACCACCGCCATCTACTTCGGCGACGGCAAGACCGCGCTGAGCACCCTGGCGGTGCAGAACCGCACCACCCTGCCGTACGGCGACATCCCCACCTCGATGAAGAACGCGGCGATCGCGGCGGAGAACCGGTCCTTCTGGACCGACCCCGGCATCTCGGTGCCCGGGATGGCCCGGGCGGCGGTGGCGACGATCAGCGGCAAACAGGTGCAGGGCGGGTCGACGATCACCCAGCAGTACGTCAAGCTGGTCTACCTCTCGCAGGACCGTACGCTCAGCCGCAAGATCAAGGAGATCGCGTACGCCCTGAAGCTCGACCACGACCGCTCCAAGGACCGGATCCTCGGCGACTACCTCAACACCGTCTTCTTCGGCCGCGACGCGTACGGCGTGCAGGCCGCGGCGCAGGCGTGGTTCGGCACCGACGCCAAGCACCTCACGGTCGGCCAGAGTGCCGTGCTGGCGGCGGTGATCCAGAACTCCTCGATCCTCGACCCGTCGGTCGACCAGGACAACCTGCCCCGGCTCCAGGCCCGCTACGAGTACGTGCTGTCCGGCATGCGGGAGATGGGCACCATCACGCCGGCCCAGTACGACGAGTTCCACGGCCACATGCCGGCGACACCGGTGCAGGCCGCCGGCGAGCGCTACACCGGCCCGCAGGGTTTCCTGGTCAACATGGTCGAGCAGGAGCTCACGAAGGTCGGCTTCAGCGAGGCGCAGATCAACGGCGGCGGACTGCGGGTCACCACCACCTTCGATCCCAAGGCGCAGCAGGCCGCCGAGGACGCCGCCCAGCGCTACGAGCAGAAGGCGGTGGCCGACGCCTCCGGGTCGCCGAGTCCTGACCTGCACGCCGCCATCGCCTCCGTCGACAGTCGCACCGGCGAGGTGCTGGCCCTCTACGGTGGCGACGACTTCGTGAAGAACTCCCGCAACTGGGCCACCACTCCCCGGATGACCGGCTCGACCTTCAAGGCGTTCGGCGTCGTCGCCGGACTGCGGGACGGCTTCACCCTGCAGTCGACGTTCAAGGGCAACACCTTCCAGCTGGACCGGCAACCGATGCCGGTCCGCAACGAGTTCAACACCAACTACGGCCCCGCGGTGTCGCTGCAGTACGCCACCCAGGAGTCGATCAACACCGCCTTCGTCGACATGGTCCACCAGATGCAGGACGGCCCGAAGAAGGTGATGAAGGCCGCCAACGACGCCGGCGCCCCGAGCGGCACCGGCTGGGGCAACTACGACCGGATGGTCCTCGGTGAGCCCGAGGTCAGCCCGCTGAACATGGCCACCGCGTACGCCACCATCACCAACGGCGGCACTCGCTATGCCCCGCACGTGGTCCGCGAGGTGCGTGACATGAACGGCACCGTGCTCTACAGCGCCGAGACCAAGGGCGAGCAGGCGATCGAGTCCGACATCGCCAACAACGCCACGTACGCCTTGCAGCAGGTGACCCGCGCCGGCACCGGCACCACGGCGGCGGCCCTCGGCCTCCCGGTCGCCGGCAAGACCGGCACCGCCGGCGCGGAGGACAAGATCTACGCCGCCTGGTTCATCGGCGCCACGACACGGGTCTCCACCGCAGTGATGTACGTCGCCGGCGCCGACGGCCAGTCCGACCTCGACCCGTACTCGGCACCCGGCGACCAGACCTTCTTCGGCTCGGGCTACCCGGCCAAGACCTGGCTGTCGTACATGGCCGTCGCCACCCGCGGCGACCCGGCGGAGCGGTTCGCCTCACCGTCGTACGCCACCCGACCGCGGCTGCGCGGCTGA
- a CDS encoding C40 family peptidase — MSQSQSTTPRRSAGLAVGRTWRAHAVAAHSAGFADTSAARLAGVAAVAGLVTLGGVAGAPTAHAEGYSPTGTTTTTAKAASTSSAASHTTVNLNVRTGAGLQFDRVTTLPKGTSVSPTGTTDNGWTEISYQGAKRWVASRYLADGAGSTGSTTSTGVATARPASVDTSSLSATRAAIVKAAYSGIGSAYVYGGTSFGGWDCSGFTQWVYAKVGISLPRTAASQPSVLHRTSTPQPGDLVLQNGGGHIGIYVGNGMMISALNPREGTQLHPVSWMPVSGYYSIS; from the coding sequence ATGTCGCAGTCCCAGTCCACCACGCCGCGCCGCAGCGCCGGTCTCGCCGTCGGCCGCACCTGGCGCGCCCATGCCGTGGCCGCCCACAGCGCAGGCTTCGCCGACACCTCGGCCGCTCGCCTGGCCGGTGTCGCCGCCGTCGCCGGTCTCGTCACCCTCGGTGGCGTCGCCGGAGCCCCGACCGCCCACGCCGAGGGTTACTCCCCGACCGGCACCACGACCACCACCGCCAAGGCCGCGTCGACCAGCTCGGCGGCCAGCCACACCACCGTCAACCTGAACGTCCGCACCGGTGCGGGCCTGCAGTTCGACCGCGTCACCACGCTGCCGAAGGGGACCTCGGTGTCCCCCACCGGCACCACCGACAACGGCTGGACCGAGATCAGCTACCAGGGCGCCAAGCGCTGGGTCGCCAGCCGTTACCTGGCCGACGGTGCCGGCTCGACCGGCTCCACCACCTCGACCGGCGTCGCGACCGCACGTCCCGCCTCGGTCGACACCTCCTCGCTGTCCGCGACCCGCGCCGCGATCGTCAAGGCCGCCTACAGCGGCATCGGCTCCGCCTACGTGTACGGCGGCACCTCGTTCGGCGGTTGGGACTGCTCCGGCTTCACCCAGTGGGTGTACGCCAAGGTCGGCATCAGCCTGCCCCGCACCGCAGCCTCCCAGCCCAGCGTTCTCCACCGCACCAGCACCCCGCAGCCCGGGGACCTGGTGCTCCAGAACGGCGGCGGCCACATCGGCATCTATGTCGGCAACGGCATGATGATCTCCGCGCTCAATCCGCGCGAGGGCACCCAGCTGCACCCGGTGAGCTGGATGCCGGTCAGCGGCTACTACTCCATCTCCTGA
- the glmM gene encoding phosphoglucosamine mutase, giving the protein MGKLFGTDGIRGQANRFPMDAITAYRLGQAVTHVVREGKPAGHRVRIVIGKDTRISGDMLEGALEAGVTSMGGNVELVGVLPTPGIAYITESMRADAGFVVSASHNPYQDNGIKVFAGTGYKLSDEDEQEIEDLILGDGLDALAAAPHDLGRAHRLEDAVGRYTVFLKNTFPRELSMEGVKIVLDTGNGATFQVAPAIFRELGADVTVIHDEPDGYNINDNCGSQHTQDLRAAVLASGAHVGLAFDGDGDRLIAVDERGQEITGDQILIVCANQLHAEGRLANDLLVSTVMSNLGLTLACEEYGYKHHAAKVGDRYVLEDMRRLGANLGGEDSGHVIFLDHHTTGDGELTALQLVATMLKTGRTLSDLAAAMDVFPQVLVNIEVGRKPAIDTVPEIVDAIERAETELAGKGRVLVRYSGTQNLCRVMVEGPTHELTTHYAESIAEVVRGALV; this is encoded by the coding sequence ATGGGCAAGTTGTTCGGCACCGACGGCATCCGCGGCCAGGCCAACCGATTCCCGATGGACGCGATCACCGCGTACCGGCTCGGGCAGGCCGTCACCCACGTGGTGCGTGAGGGCAAGCCCGCGGGCCACCGCGTCCGGATCGTCATCGGCAAGGACACCCGCATCTCCGGCGACATGCTGGAGGGCGCCCTGGAGGCCGGCGTCACCTCGATGGGCGGCAACGTCGAGCTCGTCGGTGTGCTGCCCACCCCGGGCATCGCCTACATCACCGAGTCGATGCGCGCCGACGCCGGGTTCGTCGTCTCCGCCTCGCACAACCCCTACCAGGACAACGGCATCAAGGTCTTCGCCGGCACCGGCTACAAGCTCTCCGACGAGGACGAACAGGAGATCGAGGATCTCATCCTCGGCGACGGCCTCGACGCCCTGGCCGCGGCGCCGCACGATCTCGGCCGGGCCCACCGGCTGGAGGACGCGGTCGGCCGCTACACCGTCTTCCTGAAGAACACCTTCCCGCGGGAGCTGTCGATGGAGGGCGTCAAGATCGTCCTCGACACCGGCAACGGCGCCACCTTCCAGGTCGCCCCGGCGATCTTCCGCGAGCTCGGCGCCGACGTCACGGTCATCCACGACGAGCCGGACGGCTACAACATCAACGACAACTGCGGCTCCCAGCACACCCAGGACCTGCGTGCCGCCGTGCTGGCCAGCGGCGCCCACGTCGGACTGGCGTTCGACGGCGACGGCGACCGGCTGATCGCCGTCGACGAGCGCGGCCAGGAGATCACCGGCGACCAGATCCTCATCGTCTGCGCCAACCAGCTGCACGCGGAGGGCCGACTGGCCAACGACCTGCTGGTGTCGACGGTGATGAGCAACCTGGGCCTGACCCTGGCCTGCGAAGAATACGGCTACAAGCATCACGCCGCCAAGGTCGGCGACCGTTACGTCCTGGAGGACATGCGCCGGCTCGGCGCGAACCTCGGCGGTGAGGATTCCGGCCACGTGATCTTCCTCGACCACCACACCACCGGCGACGGCGAGCTGACCGCCCTCCAGCTGGTCGCCACCATGCTGAAGACCGGCCGGACCCTGTCCGACCTCGCCGCGGCGATGGACGTCTTCCCGCAGGTGCTGGTCAACATCGAGGTCGGCCGCAAGCCCGCCATCGACACCGTCCCCGAGATCGTCGACGCGATCGAGCGGGCCGAGACCGAGCTGGCCGGCAAGGGCCGGGTGCTGGTGCGCTACTCCGGCACCCAGAACCTCTGCCGGGTGATGGTGGAGGGCCCCACCCACGAGCTGACCACCCACTACGCGGAGTCGATCGCCGAGGTCGTCCGCGGCGCCCTCGTCTGA
- a CDS encoding UDP-N-acetylglucosamine pyrophosphorylase — protein MHGKPRGFDKAIQLIERGVDIPNPWSLDIGDEVDIDRISADGVTIHPGCRIHGAGTVISAGVVLGEEGPVTLQDCRLGPDVRLKAGYFHRAVFLQGASMGLGAHVREGTLLEEQSGGAHTVGLKQTILFPYVTLGSLINFCDVLMAGGTSRKDHSEVGSSYIHFNFTPDGNKTTASLFGDVPRGVMLDQPPIFLGGQGGTVGPVQVGFGTVVGAGSILRDDVREDGLLVLTPPTDGVRRPNTPRRYKRLAPLLEKNVGYLASLIALETWYRTVRRPFFAAQELGDLVLEGALEMLACARAERTKRLAALVATIEPDTAGRRQLVERHVELLAACTPDQVPDALRTPPSVLLDPLATAAAAGTAYTAAVRDLAAPAKEAGTAWLQAIIDDTGARAAALVPDMGLFEAD, from the coding sequence ATGCACGGGAAGCCACGAGGCTTCGACAAGGCCATACAGCTCATCGAACGCGGCGTCGACATCCCCAACCCGTGGAGTCTCGACATCGGCGACGAGGTCGACATCGACCGGATCTCCGCGGACGGCGTGACCATCCATCCCGGCTGCCGGATCCATGGCGCCGGCACGGTGATCTCCGCCGGCGTCGTCCTCGGCGAGGAGGGCCCGGTGACCCTGCAGGACTGCCGACTCGGCCCGGACGTACGCCTCAAGGCCGGCTACTTCCACCGCGCCGTGTTCCTCCAGGGCGCCTCGATGGGCCTCGGCGCACACGTCCGCGAGGGCACCCTGCTCGAGGAGCAGTCCGGCGGCGCGCACACCGTCGGGCTGAAGCAGACGATCCTGTTCCCGTACGTCACGCTGGGCAGTCTGATCAACTTCTGCGACGTCCTGATGGCCGGCGGCACCAGCCGCAAGGACCACTCCGAGGTCGGCTCGTCCTACATCCACTTCAACTTCACCCCCGACGGCAACAAGACGACCGCGTCACTCTTCGGCGACGTGCCGCGCGGGGTGATGCTGGACCAGCCGCCGATCTTCCTCGGCGGACAAGGCGGCACCGTCGGCCCGGTCCAGGTCGGCTTCGGCACCGTCGTCGGCGCCGGGTCGATCCTGCGCGACGACGTCCGGGAGGACGGCCTGCTCGTCCTCACTCCGCCGACCGACGGCGTCCGCCGCCCGAACACGCCGCGCCGCTACAAGCGACTGGCCCCGCTGCTGGAGAAGAACGTCGGCTATCTCGCCAGTCTGATCGCCCTGGAGACCTGGTACCGGACCGTACGTCGCCCGTTCTTCGCCGCCCAGGAGCTCGGCGACCTCGTCCTCGAGGGTGCGCTGGAGATGTTGGCGTGCGCCCGGGCGGAGCGTACGAAGCGCCTCGCCGCCCTGGTCGCGACGATCGAGCCGGACACCGCCGGACGCCGCCAACTGGTGGAGCGCCACGTCGAGCTGCTCGCCGCCTGCACCCCCGACCAGGTCCCCGACGCGCTGCGTACGCCCCCCTCGGTCCTGCTCGACCCGCTGGCCACGGCGGCCGCCGCGGGCACCGCCTACACCGCCGCGGTCCGCGACCTGGCGGCACCGGCGAAGGAGGCGGGCACCGCCTGGCTCCAGGCGATCATCGACGACACCGGTGCACGGGCGGCCGCCCTGGTGCCGGACATGGGCCTGTTCGAGGCCGACTGA
- a CDS encoding response regulator transcription factor, producing MTTQPTPTPAATPLTVLIADDQPLVRMGLRALVDAEPDMSVVAEAGTGLAAVEQVRTLHPDVVLMDIRMPELDGIAALRRIGADPDCASTRVVVLTTFELDEYVFAALQAGAAGFLVKDSDPDEILRGIRLAAGGSSLLSPSVTRTVIATFTGAAPIVRSDERLAVLTEREQEVLALVGEGLNNAEIGDRLVVSTATARTHVSHIMAKLGARDRPQLVVIAYQTGLVR from the coding sequence ATGACCACCCAGCCGACTCCCACCCCCGCCGCCACGCCCCTCACTGTGCTGATCGCCGACGACCAGCCGCTGGTCCGGATGGGCCTGCGGGCCTTGGTCGACGCCGAGCCCGACATGAGCGTCGTCGCCGAAGCAGGCACCGGCCTCGCCGCGGTCGAGCAGGTCCGGACGCTGCACCCCGACGTGGTGCTGATGGACATCCGGATGCCGGAACTCGACGGCATCGCCGCGCTGCGGCGGATCGGGGCCGATCCCGACTGCGCATCGACCCGGGTAGTGGTGTTGACCACCTTCGAGCTCGATGAGTACGTGTTCGCCGCGCTGCAGGCCGGGGCCGCGGGGTTCCTGGTCAAGGACTCCGACCCCGACGAGATCCTCCGGGGGATCCGGCTCGCCGCCGGCGGATCCTCGCTGCTGTCCCCGAGCGTGACGCGTACGGTGATCGCCACCTTCACCGGCGCCGCGCCGATCGTACGGTCCGACGAACGGTTGGCCGTGCTCACCGAGCGCGAGCAGGAGGTGCTTGCCCTGGTCGGTGAGGGGCTCAACAACGCCGAGATCGGCGACCGGTTGGTGGTGAGCACCGCGACCGCCCGGACCCACGTCAGTCACATCATGGCCAAGCTCGGCGCGCGGGATCGGCCCCAGTTGGTGGTGATCGCCTACCAGACCGGCCTGGTCCGCTGA
- a CDS encoding sensor histidine kinase, whose translation MEPSGLAAPVPGTPGAASSGPDLPGPPPWGAHRPGGHSHPRPRAVVTAVSAVAVTWLMLLTALPSAEQRTMRAHMRDQSMMPGRYDPYDPRYPDPTGPWAQTLDSPWLPVLVAACLVVGVGLLLRTVRPRLAYVTVVVGVAGYLLAGGSLPFALPAPALALIALTGSRPGRTWTAWALALIPMLWAVGWRQPYLGLTSAWLYPAIVFGFAAILVPTLVTETRRSQLRARRQAYDEEMHRVAYQERLRLAQDLHDVVGHSLSTISLQAGVALRFLDDDPAQARASLEAIRTSAKDSLTDVRRTLGILRDPQEAAPLAPGPTLDRLDDLIAPLVAGGATITVHRGPGLVSSVPTPVQQVAYRIVQEGLTNAVRHAPGTPVEIRVDRLGDRLQIEVANGGPAPAHPLVAGNGLRGMRERIATLGGTLTIHDAGPGGVRISAVLPLGATGSAGGAGAAGGAGSAGGAGATGAAGAAGATGAAGAAGATPPGHGPAA comes from the coding sequence ATGGAACCCTCCGGCCTGGCCGCACCGGTCCCGGGCACTCCCGGGGCAGCCAGCTCCGGCCCCGACCTCCCCGGCCCGCCGCCGTGGGGTGCGCACCGACCGGGCGGACACTCCCATCCGCGGCCCCGGGCCGTCGTCACGGCGGTCAGCGCTGTCGCGGTGACCTGGCTGATGCTGCTCACCGCGCTCCCGTCGGCCGAACAGCGCACGATGCGCGCCCACATGCGCGACCAGTCGATGATGCCCGGCCGCTATGACCCGTACGACCCCCGCTACCCCGATCCGACCGGGCCGTGGGCACAGACGCTTGACTCCCCGTGGCTTCCGGTGCTGGTCGCCGCGTGCCTGGTGGTGGGCGTCGGGTTGCTGTTGCGTACGGTCCGGCCACGGCTGGCGTACGTGACGGTCGTGGTCGGCGTCGCCGGCTATCTGCTGGCCGGAGGGTCACTGCCGTTCGCGCTGCCCGCCCCGGCGCTCGCGCTGATCGCGCTGACCGGCAGCCGGCCCGGCCGGACCTGGACCGCCTGGGCGTTGGCGCTGATCCCGATGCTGTGGGCGGTCGGCTGGCGTCAGCCCTACCTTGGGCTGACCAGCGCCTGGCTCTATCCGGCGATCGTCTTCGGCTTCGCGGCGATCCTGGTGCCGACCCTGGTCACCGAGACGCGGCGCAGCCAGCTGCGCGCCCGCCGGCAGGCCTACGACGAGGAGATGCACCGGGTCGCCTACCAGGAACGGCTGCGGCTCGCCCAGGACCTGCACGACGTCGTCGGGCACAGCCTGTCGACGATCTCGCTGCAGGCGGGGGTGGCGCTGCGGTTCCTCGACGACGATCCGGCGCAGGCACGCGCGTCGCTGGAGGCGATCCGGACCAGCGCGAAGGACTCGTTGACCGACGTGCGCCGTACGCTCGGGATCCTGCGCGACCCCCAGGAGGCCGCGCCGCTCGCCCCGGGCCCGACCCTCGACCGGCTCGACGACCTGATCGCGCCGCTGGTCGCCGGGGGCGCGACGATCACGGTGCATCGCGGCCCCGGGCTGGTGTCCAGCGTGCCGACCCCGGTGCAACAGGTCGCCTACCGGATCGTCCAGGAGGGACTGACGAACGCCGTCCGGCACGCCCCGGGAACACCGGTGGAGATCCGCGTCGACCGGCTCGGGGATCGACTGCAGATCGAGGTCGCCAACGGTGGCCCGGCCCCCGCCCACCCGCTGGTGGCCGGCAACGGCCTGCGCGGCATGCGGGAACGGATCGCCACCCTCGGCGGCACCTTGACGATCCACGACGCCGGTCCGGGTGGCGTGAGGATCTCCGCCGTGCTGCCGCTCGGGGCGACGGGATCTGCGGGCGGAGCGGGAGCGGCAGGCGGAGCGGGATCCGCGGGCGGAGCGGGAGCAACCGGGGCGGCGGGCGCGGCGGGAGCAACCGGGGCGGCGGGCGCGGCGGGTGCAACACCGCCCGGACACGGGCCGGCCGCATGA
- a CDS encoding SHOCT domain-containing protein, with the protein MFTSLLPLVMPGHMGFGGPMMGHHAYGYPIFGGILMILGPLLLVLLLIFLFKRAERRGTPLFGWGPEGRPEGAPGAYPHHHGPHTPPAPEDEALRTLANRLAAGDISPEDYRDRVDTLRATRAQATDPTAGMPYLGPEDKGPEQGGQPS; encoded by the coding sequence ATGTTCACCTCGTTGCTGCCGCTGGTCATGCCGGGCCACATGGGGTTCGGCGGCCCGATGATGGGCCACCACGCGTACGGTTATCCCATCTTCGGAGGCATTCTGATGATCCTCGGCCCGCTGCTCCTGGTCCTTCTCCTGATCTTCCTCTTCAAGCGGGCGGAACGGCGCGGCACCCCGCTGTTCGGCTGGGGTCCGGAGGGCCGCCCCGAGGGCGCCCCCGGCGCCTACCCGCACCACCATGGCCCGCACACGCCGCCGGCTCCCGAGGACGAGGCGCTGCGTACGCTCGCCAATCGCCTCGCCGCCGGTGACATCAGCCCGGAGGACTACCGCGACCGCGTCGACACGCTGCGGGCGACCCGGGCCCAGGCCACCGATCCGACCGCCGGCATGCCCTACCTGGGGCCCGAGGACAAGGGGCCGGAGCAGGGGGGCCAGCCGTCGTAG
- a CDS encoding helicase HerA-like domain-containing protein, with protein MSDATEAIREGYTFDSDAIELGVLVADGQPVPDVKIRLALSMLNRHGLVAGATGTGKTKTLQLIAEQISAAGVPVFAADIKGDLSGLAAPGATSEKLLARTTAIGQEFTPAACPVEFYALGGQGTGVPLRATVTSFGPLLLSKVLGLNATQESSLSLVFHYADTNGLLLLDLKDLNELLKFLVSDEGKAELADLGGLAKATVGVIQRQLAALSAQGGDEFFGEPEFETEDLLRTAPDGRGLISLLELPDLAQRPALFSTFLMWLLADLYQHLPEAGDLDKPKLVFFFDEAHLLFDGASKAFLDAIEQTVRLIRSKGVGVFFVTQSPKDVPEDVLAQLGSRVQHQLRAHTPNDAKALKAAVATYPKTDYDLAERLQQLGIGEAIVTVLNPDGAPTPVAWTRMRAPQASMAPYEAAAMTAAVEGSPLQARYGTTIDRESAYEVLNAKLQAGAAAAAAEQAAAEQAEVEAQQAKAEAARAKAEAAAAREAERTTPSRAPRREKSLIEEISENTLVRQMARSAAREITRSLFGAGRRR; from the coding sequence ATGAGCGACGCCACCGAGGCCATCCGCGAGGGATACACGTTCGACAGTGACGCCATCGAGCTGGGCGTGCTGGTGGCGGACGGGCAGCCCGTCCCCGACGTGAAGATCCGGCTCGCCCTGAGCATGCTGAACCGGCACGGCCTGGTCGCCGGGGCCACCGGCACCGGCAAGACCAAGACCCTGCAGCTGATCGCCGAGCAGATCTCCGCCGCCGGCGTGCCGGTCTTCGCCGCCGACATCAAGGGCGACCTGTCCGGTCTCGCCGCCCCCGGCGCCACGAGCGAGAAGCTGCTGGCCCGGACCACCGCGATCGGCCAGGAGTTCACCCCGGCGGCCTGCCCGGTGGAGTTCTACGCGCTCGGCGGCCAGGGGACCGGGGTGCCGCTGCGGGCCACCGTCACCTCGTTCGGCCCGCTGCTGCTGTCGAAGGTGCTCGGCCTCAACGCCACCCAGGAGTCGTCGCTGTCCCTGGTCTTCCACTACGCCGACACCAACGGGCTGCTGCTGCTCGACCTCAAGGACCTCAACGAGCTGCTGAAGTTCCTGGTCTCCGACGAGGGCAAGGCCGAGCTGGCGGACCTCGGTGGGCTGGCGAAGGCCACCGTCGGTGTCATTCAGCGTCAGCTCGCCGCGCTGTCGGCCCAGGGCGGCGACGAGTTCTTCGGCGAGCCGGAGTTCGAGACCGAGGATCTGCTGCGTACGGCACCGGACGGCCGCGGTCTGATCTCGCTGCTGGAACTGCCCGATCTGGCGCAGCGCCCGGCGCTCTTCTCCACCTTCCTGATGTGGCTGCTCGCCGATCTCTACCAGCACCTGCCCGAGGCCGGTGACCTGGACAAGCCGAAGCTGGTCTTCTTCTTCGACGAGGCGCATCTGCTCTTCGACGGCGCGTCGAAGGCGTTCCTGGACGCGATCGAGCAGACCGTACGGCTGATCCGCTCCAAGGGCGTCGGCGTCTTCTTCGTCACCCAGTCGCCGAAGGACGTCCCCGAGGACGTCCTCGCCCAGCTCGGGTCGCGGGTGCAGCACCAGCTGCGCGCCCACACCCCGAACGACGCGAAGGCGCTGAAGGCGGCGGTGGCGACCTACCCGAAGACCGACTACGACCTCGCCGAACGTCTCCAGCAGCTCGGCATCGGCGAGGCGATCGTCACCGTCCTCAACCCCGACGGCGCCCCGACCCCGGTGGCCTGGACCCGGATGCGGGCCCCGCAGGCCAGCATGGCGCCGTACGAGGCGGCGGCGATGACGGCGGCCGTCGAGGGCTCGCCGCTGCAGGCCCGCTACGGCACGACGATCGACCGGGAATCGGCGTACGAGGTGCTGAACGCGAAGCTGCAGGCCGGTGCGGCAGCGGCCGCCGCGGAACAGGCGGCGGCCGAACAGGCCGAGGTGGAGGCGCAGCAGGCCAAGGCCGAGGCCGCGCGGGCGAAGGCGGAGGCTGCGGCGGCCCGGGAGGCGGAGCGTACGACCCCCTCGCGGGCGCCCCGACGGGAGAAGTCGCTGATCGAGGAGATCAGCGAGAACACCCTGGTGCGCCAGATGGCCCGGTCGGCGGCGCGGGAGATCACCCGGTCGCTGTTCGGCGCCGGCAGGCGGCGCTGA